One Aegilops tauschii subsp. strangulata cultivar AL8/78 chromosome 7, Aet v6.0, whole genome shotgun sequence genomic window carries:
- the LOC109741786 gene encoding putative E3 ubiquitin-protein ligase SINA-like 6 has protein sequence MELSMVSMDLTLLHCPLCLHPLKPLVYECKGGHLACADCCGERPGNHRQCQKCERGGGFDVRNTAMDAVLSSVRVECQHEGCGLYVTYHKLTIDQSMCPLAPCKYPVPVCGYEGPPPALPHHISTVHHMPMHKIQYGKVLQLQVPVSEPRLLLFVEEDGRVFFLVGGVLDIGVPITVSVVCIRAGASPPPHYAAKLWANGPPGEPKGRTDAVKVEIKVTSSKDPGDVVVQELTFFTIPPKLLAGAGLSRTVSLHIQIDKLTS, from the exons atggagctctctatggtctctatggacctcaccttgctccactgccccttgtgcctccacCCCTTGAAGCCTctagtgtatgag tgcaagggagggcacctggcctgcgcggactgctgtggcgagcgccccgggaaccaccggcagtgccagaagtgtgagcgcggcggcggcttcgacgtgcggaacacggcgatggacgccgtcctctcctcggtgagggtggagtgccagcatgaaggctgtgggctctacgtcacttaccacaagctcacTATTGACCAGAGcatgtgtccgctcgcgccctgcaaataccctgtgcccgtctgcggctacgaaggcccgccgccagCGCTCCCCCACCACATCAGCACTGTGCATCACATGCCCATGCACAAGAttcagtacggcaaggtgctccagctgcaagtgccagtGTCGGAGCCGCGGCTCTTGCTGTTTGTGGAGGAGGATGGCCGCgtgtttttcttggtcggcggcgtgctcgacatcggcgtgCCTATCACCGTGTcagtcgtctgcatcagagcgggggcatCCCCACCGCCGCACTACGCGGCCAAACTGTGGGCGAATGGCCCGCcaggggagcccaaaggcaggaccgacgccgtcaaggtggaaatcaAGGTGACAAGCAgtaaggatcccggcgacgtcgttGTGCAGGAGTTGACCTTCTTCACaattccgcccaagctgctggccggggctggGTTGTCGAGGacggtgtccctccacattcagattgacaagctcacctcctaa